A region of the Phaseolus vulgaris cultivar G19833 chromosome 11, P. vulgaris v2.0, whole genome shotgun sequence genome:
gcacgttccttcccagtaTGGGTGCAAGGACTTTGTCCAtgagcctctggtaggtggcgcctgcatttttcaacccaaatggcatcactTTGTAAGAGTAACTGTTCGTCTCTGTCATGAACGCCGTTTTTCTctcgtccctgggatgcatcaTGATGTGATTCtaacctgagaatgcatccaagaaactcaacaTCTTGCAACCCGAGGCGTTATCCACTAATGCGTCGATGTTGGGCAGTGGAtacgaatctttggggcatgccttgttcagatctgtgaagtcaacgcacatcctccatttcccattcgccttcttcactagaactacgttggccagccactcagggtattgtatctccctgatgtgcccagTGCTTAGCAGCTTCTGCTTCTCTTCCTTCACGACGAGGCATcgttcttcgttgaactttctccttctttgtcgcacagggcgaaccttggcgtccatggtaagatggtggcacaaaaaatctaggtcgatgcctggcatgtccgcCGCAGTCCACGCGAATGCATCTAGGTGGCGCAAGATCATCGCAACTACCTATTCTCGTTCCTACAGGCTCAAGAAGCGTCCTAATTTGAACACCTTACCCCTTATCTATCTTTCCACCACGTTGTCTACTGGTTGGGGTTGCTCATTCTGCACGTTCTCTGAGCGGGACTCATTCATGGAGTCCtcttctataggcgtcgcccTATCGGATGCATTGGGCATCGCCTCCTCTGACTCTTCTTCCGTGGGCGAGGCCTCTCCGTATACTTCTTCCATTGGCGAGGCATCACTGTATCTTTCTTCTGTGCGTGCATCTTCTATAGGCGTCGTCCCTGCATGTATGGCCTCGACAAGCGTGGACTCTGCGGGCGTTGCCTCCTACACTAGTTCTAACTCTACTTGCGAACCTAAAACTGGTGGTCGTTCaatcaccatgaccacgcctctcttcgtcttcaggctattttcatagcacttacgggcttcttcctgatctgacttgattacGATTACTTTGCCACTAAGatctggtagcttcatcttcatgtggcgtgtggaggacactgcCCTTAATCTGTTCAAGGCAGGTCTTCctaacaagatgttgtaggctgagttggcgttaaccaccaagtaCCGAATGCTCTCGGTGCGCGACGCcgctccatcagtgaacgtcgtcctcagtTCCAGGTAACCACGTACCTCCACTAGGTTatctgcaaacccatacaagcatccaatACAGGGTCTCAGCAGGTCGGGGgataactgtagcttgttgaaggtcgaccaaaacatgacgtctgcagaactgccttggtcgacgagaaccctatgtacttttcttcctgctgtgactattgaaatgaccacggggtcattatcATGTGGGATGACATCCCGcaggtcagcccttgtgaaaaCTAGGTCTGACTCCCATGTGTCATCCGGAAATTCCACGGCAACTAAACTTACCGACTTCAAATATTTCTTACGTTgagaggcggtgggtcctcctcCGGAAAAGCCGCCAGAAATTGTGTGTACTTCTCCGTGAATCGGTATTTCGTGCGCTTGACCTTCCTCTGGTGTCGCCGTGGCCGTTGTTGTAGTAGACCCGGCGAGATAATCTTTTAGGAAAGcattcttcacaagctcatccaactTATAGCCCAGCGCCAAGCAGTTGTTAATAGGGTTCCCAAACGCCTCGTGAAACTCGCACCACGACTCCTTGTGGGGTCCCAACACTTTGTCAGACTTCACCgttggcctcaacctgtcagctatgttggccacaacgatgaggtctttaagtTCCACCACTAATTGTGCCTTAGAggtctatttccctctctccttccttctgctCGACCCCTAGGCTGAGCCCTCCTTGCCTCATAGGTGCGCTTCCTGTCTTGGTTCTTTCTTTCTGTGGCGGCTTCGTGGACCCTAGCAGGTTGTGTGTGCATTTGCGCTCTTGGGCGTGTGGGTGCAGCagtcgtgcacttctcgtatgACTCACCCTCAGaggcaatatgttctaccgcccgacgccttACTTTAGCAAAAGTCTTGGGGCAGCTGCGATTGAGTGACTTGCTAAAGGACCCAGGACACACCCCtttcctgaatgcgtacacgatcatgggttcgtctgtggtacccaccttcaccacctgcaccccGAAGCGGGTTATGTACTCTTTCAGGGTCTCACCTttatactgcttcacatcgaatAGGTCGTACGAAACTGGGGGtggggccctgttggctagATACTGCTCTTTGAATAGTCGCGAGAGCTGTGtgaaagacgtgatgtgaccctctgggaggctgatgaaccaatccatggccatcccagtcaaagtgctcatgaagagtttgcaccttacggcatcagaaccgcctaccagcatcatctgcgtgtggaacgcagtgaggtgcgcctcagggtcctccatccctgtgaaggttactttgggcctgatggagatcaagctcaagaggacatggaggccaatcaacaagatcaagaagaggtagaggcacaaatggaggacgcccatggaggtcaaagcccacctcaaaggattacaagaagcatgttcaaagctttaggagctaggggacatttattttctctttttgtaatttctttagttgaaggtgcttagagcgaaacattagaaacttcttttgttatagcatcttttaggctttagttaggagctttaggagggggggtgcattagtagataggtgtaggagtagaataggaggtgccaaagtgaaggaagaggtcacaccttcctcatgcataggtttaggcgccggttttgaataagtttaggagggaattttgaattctcttagctttgattttcagcaactTAAGCTacaaatagaggtgctctccttgtatttttcagatttgaatttatctaaagaaactatactcaaaattggagtgagcattggagagcttttgagccttcttctctagtcttatcttgaaggatcatggtttcctcaagtggcggcttgcacgcTCATCTAGGaacatccatacttctagtggcgtgatcatccaaccaatcttccatcttcatgagcattctcttctccttcctttcttctcttgttaatttccttgtcttagcttgtttcctagttgttttggttcggcaatttcagcttgttattgtgtagctatggttcatttgtgttcttggctgtttttcatcttttcttcttcaattccagcaatttgattcagtaccttactgttttgttttgttaattagtgtttttgcctttcctccatctcttttggttcaatttgacaatatgtgaaacatccaaatgagtttgggatttggtactagtttttggtgagttcttgtcttagaacaatgatccaactctaagaaaagtgcctcaataatgtccagctcaaggtgatgagttcttgtcttagaacaatgatccaactctaagaaaagtgcctcaataatgtccagctcaaggtgattcctaagaatgtcaagaatcattctccatatggctagtggaatcacatcatgtggtatcatgagtcttgggttcttcttgtttaattgttgagttgtgtgcactttaatttcaagagctctttattttttcttgcaatttaagtttctgttttaggtattaattgagttttcttgctgtttttcttttgttacaccaagtgcttgtgaaaaggtttatggcactcattattcatatgagtatggttgctcttttggaatggcattatccttcctagagtttaccttaagcttcttttcacttgttgttattttttgtcatatgtcttttaattttgtaatcatgtcaagttttgtcttagtcatgttattccataattgtcattacttctagtagtacttttattgtttttaattgtttcttgctttagtgtcatataattttctgaattgatattgatcctttgtgcattttctttttagaattgagttcatacttgtattctagacctatacaagttccaatacatcattttccattatgtctttgctagttcataattctgttttttattcctattaggattcctctgtttctgaaaaagagtgcttactgttttccttattgcaattgatttactcaatggaaaattctgaaattctggatttgtgatattcaaaatgttagaaaagagtagacaaaagaatcattcaaaaattcaaagtacacaaaaaatgataaataaaataacaaagtgtacaattctgcc
Encoded here:
- the LOC137836542 gene encoding uncharacterized protein; amino-acid sequence: MAMDWFISLPEGHITSFTQLSRLFKEQYLANRAPPPVSYDLFDVKQYKGETLKEYITRFGVQVVKVGTTDEPMIVYAFRKGVCPGSFSKSLNRSCPKTFAKVRRRAVEHIASEDLIVVANIADRLRPTVKSDKVLGPHKESWCEFHEAFGNPINNCLALGYKLDELVKNAFLKDYLAGSTTTTATATPEEGQAHEIPIHGEVHTISGGFSGGGPTASQRKKYLKSVSLVAVEFPDDTWESDLVFTRADLRDVIPHDNDPVVISIVTAGRKVHRVLVDQGSSADVMFWSTFNKLQLSPDLLRPCIGCLYGFADNLVEVRGYLELRTTFTDGAASRTESIRYLVVNANSAYNILLGRPALNRLRAVSSTRHMKMKLPDLSGKVIVIKSDQEEARKCYENSLKTKRGVVMVIERPPVLGSQVELELV